AAATACTTGAATATTCTAAAATAATCATTCTCTCCTAATTGGCGCTTAAAACGGTTTCTTTTCTTAGGATTTCTTTTTCTGGTTTTTTTTCGGATTGAGATTCATTCTTGTCTGTTTAGGCTCCGCAGCCATAAACCCCGAAACCTTTCGCAGCAATCGAGCAAATAGAATGCTGTCTTTTTCACCCAGATACTCGGAGATACCCGCGCAGTAATCGTTGAATTCTTTTTGATAACCGAGCATTTTGGAACGGCCGATCGGCGTAAGACGGATTCGAATCACTCTGCGATCGGTTGGATCGGATTCACGAACGACATAACCGAGACGAAACAACGAAGAGGTAGTTTGGGTCAGAGTGG
This genomic stretch from Leptospira kmetyi serovar Malaysia str. Bejo-Iso9 harbors:
- a CDS encoding MarR family winged helix-turn-helix transcriptional regulator, with product MKKKEASAAEVLTQALLEFRKQGGRRHHAPDELGRAEAHVLMILSGLKEKELGLRISDLAKELEISLSTLTQTTSSLFRLGYVVRESDPTDRRVIRIRLTPIGRSKMLGYQKEFNDYCAGISEYLGEKDSILFARLLRKVSGFMAAEPKQTRMNLNPKKNQKKKS